A genomic stretch from Sinorhizobium terangae includes:
- a CDS encoding GlxA family transcriptional regulator encodes MRIVSAEQRLFAFYLVPEFTMLAFSSAVEALRLANAVVGYEAYSWRVVSSDGAKVRASCGLTLEADNSVAVERQHLTSRLRPSVSVICGGKHVERHVDRAADAWLRECRNRGVAVAGLCTGAHILARAGLLDERKCAIHWENQPGFVERFGAANASSGIYEVDGNIYTCAGGAASFDMMLHIIGRDFDESVVSGICELALVDRVRDPGERQRLPFAQRVGVRDPIVLKLVEKMEKSLTEPMQVEELTSSIGLSRRQVERLFRNELHCSPARYYLKLRLERAQLLLVQSTMPVVEVAIACGFVSASHFSKCYRETFGCSPQEARGRIMRMPAGRPDECASAA; translated from the coding sequence ATGAGAATAGTGAGCGCTGAACAGCGTCTGTTTGCCTTCTACCTTGTGCCGGAATTCACGATGCTGGCGTTCTCCTCCGCGGTCGAGGCCTTGCGGCTGGCAAACGCCGTCGTCGGTTACGAAGCCTACTCCTGGCGCGTGGTCTCGTCCGACGGCGCCAAGGTGCGCGCGAGCTGCGGGCTCACGCTTGAAGCCGACAACTCGGTCGCGGTTGAACGCCAGCATCTCACCAGCCGCCTGCGTCCCTCGGTGTCCGTCATTTGCGGGGGAAAGCATGTGGAGCGCCACGTCGACCGTGCGGCCGATGCGTGGCTGCGCGAATGTCGCAATCGTGGCGTCGCTGTCGCGGGCCTGTGCACGGGCGCCCATATCCTGGCGAGAGCCGGACTGCTCGACGAGAGGAAATGTGCGATCCACTGGGAGAATCAACCCGGATTTGTCGAGCGCTTTGGCGCGGCAAACGCCAGCAGTGGAATCTACGAGGTCGACGGTAACATCTATACCTGCGCTGGCGGAGCTGCTTCCTTCGACATGATGCTCCACATCATCGGCCGCGATTTCGACGAGAGCGTTGTGAGCGGCATATGCGAACTCGCGCTTGTCGACCGCGTGCGGGACCCGGGGGAGCGGCAGCGCCTTCCCTTCGCCCAACGCGTTGGGGTTCGAGATCCCATTGTGCTGAAGCTGGTCGAGAAGATGGAGAAGAGCCTGACCGAACCGATGCAAGTGGAAGAGCTTACCTCTTCAATTGGACTTTCACGGCGCCAGGTCGAGCGGCTGTTTCGCAACGAGCTGCACTGTTCGCCGGCACGGTATTATTTGAAACTCCGCCTCGAGCGCGCCCAATTGCTGCTGGTACAGTCGACGATGCCTGTCGTGGAAGTCGCTATCGCCTGCGGCTTCGTGTCCGCTTCGCATTTCTCCAAGTGCTACCGCGAAACGTTTGGGTGTTCGCCGCAGGAAGCGCGGGGCCGCATCATGAGAATGCCTGCTGGGCGCCCAGACGAATGTGCGTCGGCCGCGTGA
- a CDS encoding response regulator transcription factor, giving the protein MDKSDDHASDAAINLRVIVVDDHLIVLDGLRRLIETVPGWQVVATCQNAVQALDVLNSGSVDVVVLDLRMPEMSGLEFVRRVRRGVTIVILTADIGDGQLEEAMQLGVSGIVLKEQAPVALLDCIRKVVAGGTYFHDPALKDALDRIREQETERSRILEALTQREIEVSRLAAMGMRSREIGTQLGISTGTVKLHLHSIYSKLGISTRVELANLSKRLQLNIE; this is encoded by the coding sequence ATGGACAAGAGTGATGATCATGCTTCCGATGCCGCGATAAATCTCCGCGTGATTGTCGTTGACGATCATTTGATCGTTCTTGACGGATTACGGCGTTTGATCGAGACCGTGCCGGGGTGGCAGGTCGTGGCGACATGTCAAAACGCCGTGCAGGCGCTTGATGTCCTGAATTCCGGTTCTGTCGACGTCGTCGTTCTCGACTTGCGAATGCCCGAGATGAGCGGCCTGGAGTTCGTGCGGCGCGTGCGGCGTGGCGTGACTATCGTGATCCTCACCGCGGATATCGGCGACGGCCAACTCGAGGAAGCAATGCAGCTAGGCGTCAGCGGCATCGTGCTGAAGGAACAAGCGCCTGTCGCGCTGTTGGATTGCATCAGAAAGGTCGTGGCCGGAGGCACTTATTTTCACGATCCAGCGCTGAAAGACGCACTCGATCGAATCCGTGAACAAGAGACCGAGCGCTCCCGAATTCTTGAAGCGTTGACGCAGCGCGAAATCGAGGTGTCTCGCCTTGCTGCGATGGGCATGCGCAGCAGGGAAATTGGTACGCAACTCGGCATTTCAACCGGCACAGTGAAGCTCCACCTTCACAGCATCTACAGCAAGCTCGGCATTTCGACGCGCGTGGAACTTGCCAATCTGTCAAAGAGACTGCAGCTCAATATTGAATGA
- a CDS encoding NAD(P)-dependent oxidoreductase: protein MMNIAQMQEQRLKALELTKGGAPKLPSNPFFGVGPITDATTDEVDSRLRRLAFDAWIEKTYRKFDDRGNDIGGFTTAEISRSMHRGYPADKILTDMMRAIHRYFGFPKTNRMAVGLGGGHSGFTVCVQHLMNANDASQRIYVDTPRPESDPSKAAGFFRQSWATQLIEMQRFAEKGCESRIHFAASEGVIPSAEELSALGVSIFVGVGHETTGANAYTSREIRELLSWIDGDPANRHAVFDATSMLGAMPWEPELVAAVMAKCCLFMPFQKAIGGVSGYFVASFTPYALALIEKNQQDPAWAIPRQLKIAPPIDPRQPFSAKRSVDAGPFYDAGEDRMLGGVINTYSALAFAETTFGLLQSEARVGSVVELNRRSAANRKVIDEWVASHPLLSLTVTDAERRGAAVTLLKVEDDGITDPAIHARIIARSKQLLGYEGITHPNGEYERGLDAARYVNAFPGTPGDYRAWVGGIREPEDVVALLENLQYAYLRAKIVVLEEELAKNGVSFEAPAKADGAVRKDDPARAYTVLIADLVGLRFGADGQPDHSEIKAYIEEKGGVFHLGPLGDRSALEKGRIHFFYQPNLSTEAEILPQTDKGQYDALIAAATFIPKASVFPLGGVRIGAGTGNMGSASWGGGNGEGGEAPLMNTPGINSRATAQMAMKAVLKVLPDLPVDRLHRMVAEGDFDTGRQLKDFPTAKLEGRKIAILGYGNIGREVAKLAKAFGMKVAIYAREHHKHWIEAEGFDYAASPVAAATGADVLSVHIGLGRLDAATGVYSNAGTVNGKVLGAMKDGAVLVNYDRGEVVDAAALDEALSSGKIAHAAIDADLFKNAATGKLSGPMLPYLPLEERHKGKLELLPHAAADTDHPSRVTGAKQAVDQIFDVIRFKTVTNLKGDLPEGYVSAGSRTPGGIGRVTKRAVSEVAGNAELLEELRQASEKIAAIVGALSAVSDPDHRSRIIDRYTGLLVENAGRQKALLDRLGLYGPAEE, encoded by the coding sequence ATGATGAACATCGCGCAGATGCAGGAACAGCGACTGAAGGCACTTGAACTGACGAAGGGTGGCGCGCCGAAGCTGCCGTCCAATCCGTTCTTCGGCGTCGGCCCGATCACCGATGCGACCACCGACGAAGTGGACAGCCGCCTGCGACGCCTCGCCTTCGATGCCTGGATCGAGAAGACGTATCGCAAGTTCGACGACAGGGGCAACGACATCGGCGGCTTCACCACCGCCGAGATCTCGCGCAGCATGCATCGCGGCTATCCGGCAGACAAGATCCTGACCGACATGATGCGGGCGATCCATCGCTATTTCGGCTTTCCGAAGACGAACCGCATGGCGGTCGGGCTCGGTGGTGGCCACAGCGGCTTCACGGTCTGCGTCCAGCACCTGATGAACGCCAACGACGCCTCCCAACGCATCTATGTCGATACGCCGCGGCCGGAGAGCGATCCGTCGAAGGCCGCGGGCTTCTTCCGCCAGTCCTGGGCCACCCAACTGATCGAGATGCAGCGCTTCGCCGAAAAGGGCTGCGAGAGCCGCATCCACTTCGCCGCCTCCGAAGGCGTGATCCCGTCGGCAGAAGAGCTCTCGGCCCTCGGCGTCTCGATCTTCGTCGGTGTCGGCCACGAGACGACCGGGGCCAATGCCTATACCAGCCGCGAGATCCGCGAACTCTTGAGCTGGATCGACGGTGATCCGGCAAACCGCCATGCGGTGTTCGATGCCACCTCGATGCTCGGCGCCATGCCGTGGGAGCCCGAACTGGTCGCCGCCGTGATGGCGAAGTGCTGCCTTTTCATGCCGTTCCAGAAGGCGATCGGCGGGGTTTCGGGCTATTTTGTCGCCTCCTTCACGCCGTATGCCCTGGCATTGATCGAGAAGAACCAGCAGGACCCGGCCTGGGCGATCCCGCGTCAGCTGAAGATCGCGCCGCCGATCGATCCCAGACAGCCGTTTTCGGCCAAGCGCTCCGTCGATGCCGGCCCGTTCTACGATGCCGGCGAAGACCGCATGCTTGGCGGCGTCATCAACACCTACAGCGCGCTCGCCTTTGCCGAGACCACCTTCGGCCTTTTGCAGTCGGAGGCGCGTGTCGGCTCCGTCGTCGAGCTCAACCGCCGCTCTGCCGCCAACCGCAAGGTCATCGACGAATGGGTCGCATCGCATCCGCTGCTGTCGCTGACGGTCACCGATGCCGAACGGCGCGGCGCGGCGGTGACGCTGCTCAAGGTCGAAGACGACGGTATCACCGATCCCGCCATCCACGCCCGCATCATCGCCCGTTCGAAGCAACTGCTCGGCTATGAGGGAATTACCCATCCGAATGGCGAATACGAGCGCGGCCTCGATGCGGCCCGCTACGTCAATGCCTTCCCGGGCACGCCCGGCGACTACCGCGCCTGGGTCGGCGGGATCCGCGAGCCGGAAGATGTCGTCGCGTTGCTGGAAAACCTGCAATACGCCTATCTGCGCGCCAAGATCGTCGTTCTCGAAGAGGAACTGGCGAAGAACGGCGTCAGTTTCGAGGCCCCGGCCAAAGCCGACGGCGCCGTCCGCAAGGACGATCCTGCGCGCGCCTACACCGTGCTGATCGCCGATCTGGTCGGCCTGCGCTTCGGCGCCGACGGCCAGCCGGACCACAGCGAGATCAAGGCCTATATCGAGGAAAAGGGCGGCGTCTTCCATCTGGGTCCGCTCGGCGACCGCTCGGCGCTCGAGAAGGGCCGCATCCATTTCTTCTACCAGCCGAACCTCAGCACCGAGGCGGAGATCCTGCCCCAGACCGACAAGGGCCAATACGACGCACTGATCGCGGCCGCGACCTTCATTCCGAAGGCCTCGGTCTTCCCGCTCGGCGGCGTGCGCATCGGTGCCGGCACCGGCAACATGGGCTCGGCCTCCTGGGGCGGCGGCAACGGAGAGGGCGGTGAGGCGCCGCTCATGAACACGCCGGGCATCAACAGCCGCGCGACCGCGCAAATGGCGATGAAGGCGGTCCTGAAGGTCTTGCCCGATCTGCCGGTCGACAGGCTGCACCGGATGGTCGCCGAAGGCGACTTCGACACCGGCCGCCAGCTCAAGGATTTTCCGACCGCCAAGCTCGAGGGCCGCAAGATCGCCATTCTCGGCTACGGCAATATCGGCCGTGAAGTCGCCAAGCTCGCCAAGGCCTTCGGCATGAAGGTGGCGATCTATGCCCGCGAGCATCACAAGCACTGGATCGAGGCAGAAGGCTTCGACTACGCCGCAAGTCCGGTCGCAGCAGCGACCGGCGCCGACGTGCTTTCCGTCCATATCGGTCTCGGCCGCCTGGACGCGGCGACCGGCGTCTATTCCAACGCCGGAACCGTCAACGGCAAGGTACTCGGCGCGATGAAGGACGGCGCGGTGCTGGTCAACTACGATCGGGGCGAGGTTGTCGATGCCGCGGCGCTCGACGAGGCACTCTCGTCCGGCAAGATCGCGCATGCGGCCATTGATGCCGACCTTTTCAAGAACGCCGCGACCGGCAAGCTCAGCGGGCCGATGCTGCCCTATCTGCCGCTCGAAGAGCGCCACAAGGGCAAGCTCGAGCTGCTACCGCACGCGGCTGCCGACACCGACCATCCGTCGCGGGTGACCGGTGCGAAGCAGGCGGTCGACCAGATCTTCGACGTCATCCGCTTCAAAACGGTCACCAATCTCAAGGGCGACCTTCCGGAGGGTTACGTTTCAGCAGGAAGCCGCACGCCAGGCGGCATCGGTCGGGTGACCAAGCGGGCGGTCTCCGAGGTCGCCGGCAATGCGGAACTGCTGGAGGAACTGCGGCAGGCCTCGGAAAAGATCGCGGCGATCGTCGGCGCGCTCTCCGCCGTTTCCGATCCGGACCATCGCAGCCGGATCATCGATCGCTACACCGGCCTGCTGGTCGAAAATGCCGGCCGGCAGAAGGCGTTGCTCGACCGGCTCGGCCTCTACGGACCAGCGGAGGAGTGA
- a CDS encoding GlxA family transcriptional regulator: MAVNDVSQRSVRRDQDARLTVGFVLVQRFTLCAFVNFVDVLRLAADEGDRSRPIQCRWKVVAPDMRPITASCGVSVQPHEVFGNPKLFDYIVVVGGLIDEMDRPDERVERYLRQAAAAGVPLVGLCTGTFILHRAGLMEGYRGCVSWFHHQDFLSQFDGFRPISDQIFVVDRDRLTCSGGTSTAHLAAFLVDRHIGKAQSTKSLNIMMISEAEDGGTPQPGLTLSFRTKDPIVRKALLLMQQSLDTPLSVSEIARNLKVGKRCLERHFREALGTSPLTAFIEMRLLLARHMLENTDKSIAMVAAESGFCDSSHLSRMFRRRFSNTPQNFRASLGS, from the coding sequence ATGGCTGTAAACGACGTTTCACAGCGGAGTGTGCGGCGCGATCAGGATGCGCGCCTGACGGTGGGGTTTGTCCTGGTGCAGCGATTTACGCTCTGTGCCTTCGTCAACTTCGTGGACGTGTTGCGCCTCGCGGCGGATGAAGGCGACCGTAGTCGGCCAATTCAATGCCGATGGAAAGTCGTCGCCCCGGACATGAGGCCGATCACAGCTAGCTGCGGTGTCTCCGTTCAGCCTCACGAGGTTTTCGGCAATCCCAAACTCTTCGACTATATCGTGGTGGTCGGCGGCCTTATCGATGAAATGGACCGGCCCGACGAGCGGGTAGAGCGTTACCTGCGGCAGGCCGCGGCGGCCGGGGTGCCACTGGTCGGCCTCTGCACCGGCACGTTCATCCTCCATCGTGCCGGTTTAATGGAGGGCTATCGAGGCTGTGTGAGCTGGTTTCACCATCAGGATTTTCTCTCGCAGTTCGACGGGTTCAGGCCGATATCCGACCAGATCTTCGTGGTCGACCGCGATCGCCTCACTTGCTCGGGCGGAACGAGCACGGCCCACCTTGCGGCATTCCTGGTCGACAGGCACATCGGCAAGGCTCAATCCACGAAGAGCTTGAATATCATGATGATCAGCGAGGCGGAGGACGGGGGAACGCCGCAGCCCGGCCTGACGCTCAGCTTCCGGACCAAGGATCCAATTGTCAGGAAGGCGCTTTTGCTGATGCAGCAAAGCCTGGACACGCCTCTCTCCGTCTCCGAGATAGCAAGGAACCTGAAAGTCGGTAAGCGGTGTCTTGAACGGCATTTCAGGGAAGCGCTTGGAACTTCACCCCTGACTGCGTTCATCGAGATGAGGCTCTTGCTCGCGCGCCATATGCTTGAAAATACCGACAAGTCGATTGCGATGGTCGCGGCGGAAAGCGGCTTTTGTGATTCATCCCATCTCAGCCGGATGTTTCGCAGGCGGTTTTCCAACACACCGCAAAATTTCCGCGCATCCCTGGGGTCTTAG